The Cupriavidus sp. EM10 genome includes a region encoding these proteins:
- a CDS encoding LysR family transcriptional regulator has translation MIPSVSALHNRLKMQHLRLLVAIEERGSLRQAAEALTLSQPAVSKMLQDMEDLLGVALFERHARGLRATRFGGAATRYAKLVFADMAGLRDELVALESGKIGRVRVGAVMAPTPGLLASAIRQLNRDHPQLEIAVQVDTSDVLMPLLERDQLDVVLGRVPEGWDSTALDFEQLGDEGLAIVVGPQHPLAGQRTLAFAELTRFPWIMQPRPSPMRALLDRSFEDAGVPAPPSTIETAAVLMTTSLLIDSELIAVLPESVAAYYAQLGALAVLPLPLPIKLGPYGIVTRRGRPVSASMSLLIDTLRAHAA, from the coding sequence ATGATCCCGTCCGTCTCCGCCCTGCACAACCGCCTGAAGATGCAGCACCTGCGCCTGCTGGTAGCCATCGAAGAGCGCGGGTCGCTTCGCCAGGCGGCCGAAGCGCTGACGCTGTCCCAGCCAGCCGTCAGCAAGATGCTGCAGGACATGGAAGATTTGCTGGGCGTGGCGCTGTTCGAACGGCATGCGCGCGGCCTGCGGGCCACCCGTTTTGGCGGCGCCGCCACGCGCTACGCCAAGCTCGTGTTTGCCGATATGGCCGGGTTGCGCGACGAACTGGTGGCGCTGGAATCGGGCAAGATCGGACGCGTGCGCGTCGGCGCGGTGATGGCGCCCACGCCGGGGCTGCTGGCCAGCGCGATCCGCCAGCTCAATCGCGACCATCCGCAGCTGGAAATCGCGGTGCAGGTCGATACCAGCGACGTGCTGATGCCCCTGCTGGAACGCGACCAGCTCGACGTGGTCCTGGGCCGCGTGCCCGAAGGCTGGGACAGCACCGCGCTCGATTTCGAGCAGCTTGGCGACGAGGGCCTGGCCATCGTGGTCGGGCCGCAGCATCCGCTGGCGGGCCAGCGCACGCTGGCCTTTGCCGAACTGACCCGCTTCCCGTGGATCATGCAGCCGCGTCCCAGCCCGATGCGGGCGCTGCTGGACCGCTCGTTCGAGGACGCCGGCGTGCCCGCGCCGCCGTCGACCATCGAAACGGCCGCCGTGCTGATGACCACCTCGCTGCTGATCGACAGCGAACTGATCGCCGTGCTGCCCGAATCGGTGGCCGCCTACTACGCGCAGCTTGGCGCGCTGGCCGTGCTGCCGCTGCCCCTGCCGATCAAGCTGGGGCCGTACGGCATCGTCACCCGGCGCGGCAGGCCGGTGTCGGCGTCGATGAGCCTGCTGATCGATACGCTACGGGCGCACGCGGCCTGA
- a CDS encoding BON domain-containing protein: protein MTQQTPKNRWFNPGVSDAGSDWAVHDQTEDFGGPDSYPRPWARGRQADARAYEGSRVDPAAYGIADDDGLRTAPGRARWHRAADVNWQDRHEDGALRHRPGAGGRVAGVPREEERGYGGGYGGGYGGGYGEPVHRSEPVWPKGYVRSDERIRDDVCMRLAHDGHVDLSDVEVDVDAGVVTLRGAAHDRGEKHRIEDIAEHVMGVKDVRNELRVR from the coding sequence ATGACACAGCAGACCCCGAAGAATCGCTGGTTCAACCCCGGTGTATCCGATGCCGGCAGCGACTGGGCCGTACACGACCAGACCGAGGATTTTGGCGGACCGGATTCCTATCCGCGCCCCTGGGCACGCGGCCGCCAGGCTGACGCCCGCGCCTATGAAGGATCGCGGGTCGATCCGGCCGCCTATGGCATTGCTGACGACGATGGCCTGCGCACGGCGCCCGGCCGGGCCCGCTGGCATCGCGCAGCGGACGTGAACTGGCAGGACCGGCATGAAGACGGCGCATTGCGCCATCGGCCCGGGGCGGGCGGCCGCGTGGCGGGCGTACCGCGCGAGGAAGAGCGAGGTTACGGTGGTGGCTACGGTGGTGGCTACGGTGGTGGCTACGGTGAGCCGGTCCATCGGTCCGAGCCGGTCTGGCCAAAGGGCTATGTCCGCTCGGACGAACGCATTCGCGACGACGTCTGCATGCGCCTGGCCCACGACGGCCATGTCGACCTGAGCGACGTGGAAGTGGATGTCGACGCCGGGGTGGTCACATTGCGCGGCGCGGCCCACGACCGCGGCGAGAAGCACCGCATCGAGGACATCGCCGAGCATGTCATGGGTGTGAAGGACGTGCGCAACGAACTGCGGGTCCGCTGA
- a CDS encoding short-chain fatty acid transporter, giving the protein MNKVAGFFTELMRRYLPDPFVFAIGLTLLSMVMAMLVEGQGASAIITNWGKGFWNLLSFTTQMAVILAMGYVLATAPLVDRFLNSIVARVATPRGAIIVATLVGGIGSYLNWGFGLVIGGIIARKLAVKVKGVHYPLIIASAYSGFTMYGLGLSASIPVLISTPGHPMEKLMGVIALKDTIFSAPMLLTSLAVIVTLPLLNAMLHPRDAKDVVEIKEEPEAREAAGGAHSMGIENTLAARMNNSRLLSLLIGLCGMAYAVLYFVQGGTLDLNLINFLILFIGVLLLGTPANYVAKLNEGIKTISGIILQYPFYAGIMAVMAGSGLVDTISRVFVDIATPQTLPFWGLVSSFVINFFAPSGGGHWVIQGPFMIDAAKAIGSSVAQTSMSVMLGNAWNDLVQPFWILPALALSKLKLKDVMGYTVIMMFWVGAIYIVALLAWGMATH; this is encoded by the coding sequence TTGAACAAGGTTGCCGGGTTCTTTACCGAACTGATGCGCCGGTATTTGCCGGACCCCTTCGTATTTGCCATCGGGCTGACCCTGCTCAGCATGGTCATGGCGATGCTGGTAGAGGGGCAGGGCGCCAGCGCCATCATCACCAACTGGGGCAAGGGCTTCTGGAACCTGCTCTCGTTCACCACGCAGATGGCCGTGATCCTGGCCATGGGCTACGTGCTGGCCACTGCGCCGCTGGTCGATCGCTTCCTGAACAGCATCGTGGCCCGTGTGGCCACGCCGCGTGGCGCCATCATCGTGGCCACGCTGGTGGGCGGCATCGGCAGCTACCTGAACTGGGGCTTTGGCCTGGTGATCGGCGGCATCATCGCGCGCAAGCTGGCCGTGAAGGTCAAGGGCGTGCACTACCCGCTGATCATTGCCTCGGCCTATAGCGGCTTCACGATGTACGGCCTGGGCCTGTCCGCCAGCATTCCGGTGCTGATCTCCACGCCGGGACACCCGATGGAAAAGCTGATGGGCGTGATCGCGCTCAAGGACACCATCTTCTCGGCGCCGATGCTGCTGACCAGCCTGGCCGTGATCGTCACGCTGCCGCTGCTCAACGCGATGCTGCATCCGCGCGACGCCAAGGACGTGGTCGAGATCAAGGAAGAACCCGAGGCCAGGGAAGCCGCCGGCGGCGCCCACAGCATGGGCATCGAGAACACGCTGGCCGCGCGCATGAACAACAGCCGCCTGCTGAGCCTGCTGATCGGGCTGTGCGGCATGGCCTATGCGGTGCTGTACTTCGTGCAGGGCGGCACGCTGGACCTGAACCTGATCAACTTCCTGATCCTGTTCATCGGGGTGCTGCTGCTGGGCACGCCGGCCAACTACGTGGCCAAGCTCAATGAAGGCATCAAGACGATTTCGGGCATCATCCTGCAGTATCCGTTCTATGCGGGCATCATGGCGGTGATGGCGGGCTCGGGGCTGGTGGATACCATCTCGCGCGTGTTCGTCGATATCGCCACGCCGCAGACCCTGCCGTTCTGGGGCCTGGTCAGCAGCTTCGTGATCAACTTCTTCGCGCCGTCGGGCGGCGGCCACTGGGTGATCCAGGGGCCGTTCATGATCGACGCGGCCAAGGCCATCGGCAGCTCGGTGGCGCAGACGTCGATGTCGGTGATGCTGGGCAACGCGTGGAACGACCTGGTGCAGCCGTTCTGGATCCTGCCGGCGCTGGCGCTCTCGAAGCTCAAGCTCAAGGACGTGATGGGCTACACCGTGATCATGATGTTCTGGGTCGGCGCGATCTATATCGTGGCGCTGCTGGCCTGGGGCATGGCCACCCACTGA
- a CDS encoding YciI family protein translates to MPYLIETFDKPNHQHVRQANRPTHLDYLEANKQLLLACGAKLNDDGSDGGGGIYIVDVDTREAAQAFIEADPFHQADLFAEIRIVRWRKAYLDGVRHI, encoded by the coding sequence ATGCCGTACCTGATCGAAACCTTCGACAAGCCGAACCACCAGCACGTGCGCCAGGCCAACCGGCCCACGCACCTGGACTACCTGGAGGCCAACAAGCAACTGCTGCTGGCCTGCGGCGCGAAGCTCAACGACGACGGCAGCGATGGCGGCGGCGGCATCTATATCGTCGACGTCGACACGCGCGAGGCCGCCCAGGCCTTTATCGAGGCCGATCCGTTCCACCAGGCAGACCTGTTTGCCGAAATCAGGATCGTGCGCTGGCGCAAGGCGTACCTGGACGGCGTTCGCCACATCTGA
- a CDS encoding cyclase family protein — MKRWKQRPEGANWGDFGDDDQLGRLNLITPACVRAAAQEIRSGRTFCLSLPLDLPGGNVLNPRRHPPVLRPTFRDDVAYVNFPLAKVDPRALDVLSDDQVLLSMQYSTQWDSLAHVGALFDADGDGVAERVYYNGFRPNTDIVGPVDYAEADHFAAHACGHDHSHAEALGIETFAAHGIQARGVLVDLAHHYGRECRTVGYDDLMRVIDADSVEVGSGDILVLRTGFAEMLVEMAGQPDAERLHNSCCALDGRDDRLLQWITDSGIAAIAADNYAVERYPARPMPDSAGPVPMLPLHHHCLFKLGLPLGELWHLRDLAAHLRAEGRHRFFLSAPPLRLPGAMGSPVTPVATV; from the coding sequence ATGAAACGATGGAAGCAACGGCCCGAAGGCGCCAACTGGGGCGACTTTGGCGATGACGACCAGTTGGGTCGCCTGAACCTGATCACCCCGGCCTGCGTGCGGGCCGCCGCCCAGGAAATCCGCAGCGGCCGCACGTTCTGCCTGTCGCTGCCGCTGGACCTGCCCGGCGGCAACGTGCTGAACCCGCGCCGGCATCCGCCGGTGCTGCGGCCCACGTTCCGCGACGACGTGGCCTACGTCAACTTTCCGCTGGCCAAGGTCGATCCGCGCGCGCTGGACGTGCTCAGCGACGACCAGGTGCTGCTGTCGATGCAGTATTCGACGCAGTGGGATTCGCTGGCGCACGTGGGCGCGCTGTTCGATGCCGACGGCGATGGCGTGGCCGAGCGCGTCTACTACAACGGCTTCCGGCCCAATACCGATATCGTGGGGCCGGTGGACTACGCCGAAGCCGACCACTTCGCGGCACACGCCTGCGGCCACGACCATAGCCACGCCGAGGCGCTGGGCATCGAGACCTTCGCGGCCCACGGCATCCAGGCGCGCGGCGTGCTGGTCGACCTGGCGCATCACTACGGCCGCGAATGCCGCACGGTGGGCTACGACGACCTGATGCGCGTGATCGATGCCGACAGCGTGGAAGTGGGCAGCGGCGACATCCTGGTGCTGCGCACCGGGTTTGCCGAGATGCTGGTCGAGATGGCTGGCCAGCCCGACGCCGAGCGGCTGCACAACAGCTGCTGCGCGCTGGACGGACGCGACGACCGCCTGCTGCAGTGGATCACCGATTCCGGCATCGCCGCGATTGCCGCCGACAACTACGCCGTCGAGCGCTACCCGGCGCGCCCGATGCCCGACAGCGCCGGCCCGGTGCCGATGCTGCCGCTGCATCATCACTGCCTGTTCAAGCTGGGTTTGCCGCTGGGCGAACTCTGGCACCTGCGCGACCTGGCCGCCCATCTGCGGGCCGAAGGCCGCCACCGATTTTTCCTGTCGGCGCCGCCGTTGCGGCTGCCTGGCGCGATGGGCTCGCCCGTCACGCCGGTTGCCACCGTCTGA
- the catC gene encoding muconolactone Delta-isomerase, translated as MLFMVEMTVRIPHSLDPQVADKIKAEEKAYSQQLQRDGKWRHLWRVAGQYANVSIFDVKDADELHTILTALPLYPYMEMQVTALAQHSSAIAQN; from the coding sequence ATGCTGTTCATGGTCGAAATGACTGTCCGTATCCCCCATTCGCTCGATCCGCAGGTGGCGGACAAGATCAAGGCCGAGGAAAAGGCCTACTCGCAGCAGTTGCAGCGCGACGGCAAGTGGCGCCACCTGTGGCGCGTGGCTGGCCAGTACGCCAACGTCAGCATCTTCGACGTCAAGGACGCCGACGAGCTGCACACCATCCTGACGGCGCTGCCGCTGTATCCGTACATGGAAATGCAGGTCACCGCGCTGGCGCAGCACAGTTCGGCCATCGCCCAGAACTGA
- the pcaD gene encoding 3-oxoadipate enol-lactonase, whose product MPFADLPDVRLHYQLDGDASLPVLVLSNSLGTSFEMWQPQVAELTKHFRLLRYDTRGHGQSAVTEGPYSIAQLGGDVIALLDHLGLQRVHFCGLSMGGITGMWLALNHASRLEKLILCNTAAYIGPPENWANRAAAVERDGVASIAAAVVDKWLTPDFAAQQPELVQHLRAMLGATDARGYAANCRAVRDSDLRAEIGRITTPTLVIAGSGDIPTPPADGRFLAETIPGAQYVELYAAHLSNLQQVDGFSQAVVKFLAA is encoded by the coding sequence ATGCCGTTTGCCGATCTTCCGGACGTCAGGCTTCATTACCAGCTCGATGGCGATGCCAGCCTGCCGGTGCTGGTGCTGTCCAACTCGCTGGGCACCAGCTTCGAGATGTGGCAGCCCCAGGTGGCCGAACTGACAAAGCATTTCCGGCTGCTGCGCTACGACACGCGCGGCCATGGCCAGTCGGCCGTGACCGAGGGCCCGTACTCCATCGCCCAGCTTGGCGGCGATGTGATCGCGCTGCTGGACCACCTTGGCCTGCAACGCGTGCATTTCTGTGGCCTGTCGATGGGCGGCATCACGGGCATGTGGCTGGCGCTGAACCACGCCAGCCGGCTTGAGAAGCTGATTCTCTGCAACACGGCCGCCTATATCGGCCCGCCCGAGAACTGGGCCAACCGTGCCGCCGCCGTGGAGCGCGATGGCGTGGCATCGATTGCCGCCGCAGTGGTCGACAAATGGCTGACGCCCGATTTCGCGGCGCAGCAGCCGGAGCTGGTGCAGCATCTGCGCGCCATGCTGGGCGCCACCGATGCGCGCGGCTATGCCGCCAACTGCCGGGCCGTGCGTGACTCGGACCTGCGCGCCGAAATTGGCCGGATTACGACGCCGACGCTGGTCATCGCCGGTTCTGGCGATATCCCGACGCCGCCCGCCGATGGCCGCTTCCTGGCCGAAACCATCCCCGGCGCGCAGTACGTCGAACTGTATGCCGCACACCTTTCCAACCTGCAGCAGGTGGACGGATTCAGCCAGGCAGTGGTGAAGTTTCTTGCTGCCTGA
- a CDS encoding YdcF family protein, translating to MADYLVGQGLPAQRILREDRSTSTEENMRFSRAVLEAHGIGPDAPLVMVTSDFHLLRAVRIARKAGFGAVSGVASPTPLYVRYNAWLREYFAYISGWALREF from the coding sequence ATGGCCGATTACCTGGTCGGCCAGGGGCTGCCGGCGCAACGCATCCTGCGCGAAGACCGCAGCACCAGCACCGAGGAAAACATGCGCTTCTCGCGCGCCGTGCTGGAAGCGCATGGCATCGGCCCCGACGCGCCGCTGGTCATGGTCACCAGCGATTTCCACCTGCTGCGCGCCGTGCGCATCGCGCGCAAGGCGGGCTTCGGCGCGGTGTCTGGCGTGGCTTCGCCGACGCCGCTGTACGTCCGCTATAACGCGTGGCTGCGCGAATACTTCGCCTATATCAGCGGCTGGGCGCTGCGCGAGTTCTGA